In Phycisphaerae bacterium, the following are encoded in one genomic region:
- a CDS encoding amidohydrolase family protein: MILKAHCVLSGGRFEPVTPGLLRIQEDRIAQLGSDLSVEGEATLDFAGLAPAGFRAVIAPAFIDAHCHLELSLLARRIRYPGSFVGWIGKLVLRKPKRLGTQLRAVTHGVRQHLAAGTATVADISANGRSWQALIDLPIRKIAFAETLGRGPRARTALAELPEKIHAMPPDGGLFLRGVSPHAPYSTDPQLYRLALELARMENLRLTSHLAEDPSELRFLDSASGPWITILKAVGAWDKAIRPTGQTPIQWAADLGLLDFPALLAHVNYATDADLQRLAAGCASVAYCPLAHRYFNHPPHRYRDMLEAGINVALGTDSAAAGSPLSILAQAQAVHQLGGLPPSAVLAMATIRAARALQLDHVVGSIDPGKSADLAVLAVNDNPDPLAAILDPTARVLATFVAGHLVHRSPDVAAP, from the coding sequence ATGATCCTCAAAGCCCACTGCGTCCTGTCCGGCGGCCGGTTCGAACCGGTAACACCGGGCTTGCTCCGCATCCAGGAGGATCGAATCGCCCAGCTCGGCTCCGATCTCTCCGTCGAAGGCGAAGCGACGCTTGACTTTGCGGGCCTGGCTCCCGCTGGTTTCCGCGCCGTCATCGCCCCCGCCTTCATCGACGCCCACTGCCATCTCGAACTCTCATTGCTCGCCCGCCGCATCCGCTATCCCGGCTCCTTCGTCGGCTGGATCGGAAAGCTCGTCCTGCGAAAGCCCAAGCGGCTCGGCACCCAGCTTCGTGCCGTTACGCACGGCGTCCGCCAGCATCTTGCCGCGGGCACCGCCACCGTCGCCGATATCTCCGCCAACGGCCGGTCGTGGCAGGCCCTGATCGACCTGCCCATCCGCAAGATCGCCTTCGCCGAGACCCTCGGTCGCGGTCCCAGGGCTCGCACCGCCCTCGCCGAACTGCCCGAAAAGATCCACGCCATGCCGCCGGATGGCGGGCTCTTTCTGCGCGGCGTCAGCCCGCACGCGCCCTATTCCACCGATCCGCAGCTCTACCGCCTCGCCCTTGAGCTTGCCCGAATGGAGAACCTTCGCCTGACCTCCCATCTGGCGGAAGATCCTTCCGAATTGCGATTCCTCGATTCGGCCTCCGGCCCCTGGATCACGATCCTCAAAGCCGTCGGCGCGTGGGACAAGGCCATTCGGCCCACCGGTCAGACGCCGATCCAGTGGGCAGCCGATCTGGGACTGCTCGATTTCCCCGCTCTCCTCGCCCACGTCAACTACGCCACCGATGCCGATCTGCAACGTCTCGCCGCCGGCTGCGCGTCCGTTGCCTACTGCCCGCTTGCCCACCGCTACTTCAACCACCCGCCGCACCGCTATCGCGATATGCTCGAAGCCGGCATCAACGTCGCCCTCGGCACCGACTCCGCCGCCGCCGGTTCGCCCCTCTCGATCCTCGCCCAGGCCCAGGCTGTCCACCAGCTCGGCGGCTTGCCTCCCTCAGCCGTCCTGGCGATGGCTACCATCCGCGCCGCACGAGCTCTGCAGCTCGACCACGTCGTCGGCTCCATCGATCCCGGCAAATCCGCCGACCTCGCCGTGCTCGCCGTCAACGACAACCCGGACCCCCTGGCCGCCATCCTCGATCCAACCGCCCGCGTTCTGGCCACCTTCGTCGCCGGCCATCTCGTCCACCGCTCACCCGACGTCGCCGCCCCTTGA
- a CDS encoding Gfo/Idh/MocA family oxidoreductase, with translation MAKQVHVGFIGAGNIARAHAHGILAAGGKILGAVDQDLPRARDFAHQFSADFAANNPAKLLKLDRLDAVLVCSPNAFHAPHAIAALQAGKHVFCEKPMAVSAPLCQQMIQTARRARRLLTIGYCRRFMPGNELIKSKIETGELGNVYYAESRWFRRRGAPGLGGWFTTKKLSGGGPLIDLGCHMLDLVLWFLGHPRAVRVSAVSGCHLANRQDYCAMSMWAPPKLTAKPCCDVEDYASAIVRFANGTNLLLQTSWAINMPDSERIETWLAGDKAGCVSGNKIEFVGQDGGGLTNTVYQVPEHRCFEHQMFHFLDCVGNGAKPRVKAEEALMVQKILDAVYQSSRLKREIVIR, from the coding sequence ATGGCCAAGCAGGTACACGTCGGGTTCATCGGGGCCGGCAACATCGCCCGCGCCCACGCCCACGGCATCCTCGCCGCCGGCGGCAAAATCCTCGGAGCCGTCGATCAGGATCTGCCGCGGGCCCGCGATTTCGCCCACCAGTTCTCCGCCGACTTCGCCGCCAACAACCCCGCCAAGCTCCTGAAATTGGACCGCCTCGACGCCGTCCTGGTCTGCTCGCCCAACGCCTTTCACGCCCCACACGCCATTGCCGCCCTCCAGGCCGGAAAGCACGTCTTCTGCGAAAAACCGATGGCCGTCTCCGCCCCGCTCTGCCAACAGATGATCCAGACCGCCAGACGGGCCCGGCGACTCCTCACCATCGGCTACTGCCGGCGGTTCATGCCGGGCAACGAACTGATCAAGTCCAAAATCGAAACCGGCGAACTCGGCAACGTCTACTACGCCGAGTCCCGCTGGTTCCGCCGACGCGGCGCCCCCGGCCTCGGCGGCTGGTTCACCACCAAAAAACTCTCCGGCGGAGGCCCGCTGATCGACCTGGGCTGCCACATGCTCGACCTGGTCCTCTGGTTCCTCGGCCATCCGCGGGCGGTCCGCGTCTCAGCCGTCAGCGGCTGCCACCTGGCCAACCGCCAGGATTACTGCGCCATGAGCATGTGGGCGCCGCCCAAACTCACCGCCAAACCCTGCTGCGACGTCGAAGACTACGCCTCCGCCATCGTCCGTTTCGCCAACGGCACAAACCTGCTCCTGCAGACCTCGTGGGCCATCAACATGCCCGACTCCGAACGCATCGAGACCTGGCTCGCCGGCGACAAAGCCGGCTGCGTCTCCGGCAATAAGATCGAGTTCGTCGGACAGGACGGCGGCGGACTGACCAACACCGTCTATCAGGTGCCCGAACACCGATGCTTCGAACACCAGATGTTCCATTTCCTCGACTGCGTCGGCAACGGCGCCAAACCCCGCGTCAAAGCCGAGGAGGCCCTCATGGTCCAGAAAATCCTCGACGCCGTCTACCAGAGCAGCAGGCTCAAACGCGAAATCGTCATCAGGTAA